One Phoenix dactylifera cultivar Barhee BC4 chromosome 8, palm_55x_up_171113_PBpolish2nd_filt_p, whole genome shotgun sequence genomic window carries:
- the LOC103718295 gene encoding uncharacterized protein LOC103718295 isoform X4, which translates to MRATAIDLPEALRSPSPPSSHFRLELKQDMILLAAFPGYWMLECIIFGVIKYSAITRVGDSYLTSTNAPNKIRKQNILVCPRQLPISSPQGNILQAYVNLFSSRIMIGMVVGGEVVALKELEESSCVVIAEMPINECLTLYLYC; encoded by the exons ATGAGGGCAACGGCGATCGACCTCCCGGAAGCGCTCCGCTCTCcatctcctccttcctcccatttcag GCTTGAGCTTAAACAGGACATGATATTATTAGCTGCATTTCCTGGCTATTGGATGTTGGAGTGTATCATTTTTGGTGTCATCAAATATTCAGCAATCACAAG agTGGGCGATTCATACCTGACGAGTACGAatgcacccaataaaattagaaaacaaaatatcttGGTGTGCCCGAGGCAGCTCCCCATTTCTAGCCCACAAG GAAACATACTTCAGGCTTATGTCAACTTGTTCAGTAGCAG GATCATGATCGGCATGGTTGTTGGAGGTGAAGTGGTGGCCCTGAAAGAACTTGAGGAGAGTAGTTGTGTTGTCATTGCAGAGATGCCCATAAATGAGTGTTTAACATTATATCTATACTGTTGA
- the LOC103718308 gene encoding protein DETOXIFICATION 49-like, translated as MEDDGSPPTSPLLTLSTNTIKLQASEQNHQRSSSRNHQNPLEEVWVEMKRLLSIAFPMILTGLLLYGKSAISMLFMGRLGTEALAGGSLAIAFANITGYSILSGLASGMEPIASQAFGAKRFHLVGHALQRTTTILLASSVIISFLWLHSERILLLCGQDPAITAIASTYLVSCAPTLFLQSFIHPLKIYLRSQNLLLPLTSAACLALVLHVPISYLFVCLLGLGTRGIAMAAIVSDLSFASTMVAYLHITSSHCKSWPGWSLSECFKQWQPLLSLAAPSCVTVCLEWWWYELMIILSGLLDNAADAVAAMGILMQVTSLVYVVPSALGLAVSTRVGHELGAGRPERAQQAAKVALGCAAAAGAAAAGAAVVGRGKWGWAFTGDAAVARLAAAAMPVVGLCELGNCPQTAGCGALRGSARPGLGAGINMGAFYGVGMPVAVAIGLRMGMGLVGLWMGMVAAQAACAAAVVWVVVRMDWGAEARRAKDRSCGGGGMGVRVDEEEGFVFSSTVCSPKGGGEETESLASCMPMKVVLGC; from the exons ATGGAGGATGATGGTTCGCCGCCAACTTCTCCTCTGTTGACCCTCTCCACCAACACCATCAAACTACAAGCCTCGGAACAAAACCACCAACGTTCTTCCTCCCGTAACCATCAGAACCCTTTAGAAGAG GTATGGGTGGAGATGAAGCGCCTCTTGAGCATAGCCTTCCCCATGATCCTCACCGGCCTCCTACTCTATGGCAAGTCTGCCATCTCCATGCTTTTCATGGGCCGGCTAGGGACAGAGGCTCTCGCAGGCGGCTCCCTGGCCATCGCCTTTGCCAACATCACCGGCTACTCCATTCTCTCGGGCCTTGCCTCCGGCATGGAGCCCATCGCTTCCCAAGCCTTCGGAGCCAAGCGCTTCCACCTCGTGGGCCACGCCCTCCAGCGCACCACCACCATCCTTCTCGCCAGTTCCGTCATCATCTCCTTCCTTTGGCTCCACTCCGAACGCATCCTCCTCCTCTGCGGCCAAGACCCTGCCATCACCGCCATTGCCTCCACGTACCTCGTCTCCTGCGCACCtaccctcttcctccaatccttcatcCACCCTCTCAAGATCTACCTCCGGTCGCAGAACCTCCTGCTGCCACTCACCTCCGCCGCATGCCTAGCATTAGTCCTCCACGTGCCGATCAGCTACTTGTTTGTGTGCTTGCTCGGCCTCGGCACACGAGGGATCGCAATGGCGGCCATCGTGTCGGACCTCAGCTTCGCGAGCACCATGGTGGCCTACCTTCACATCACCAGCTCGCACTGCAAGTCGTGGCCCGGGTGGTCATTGTCTGAGTGCTTCAAGCAGTGGCAGCCGCTCCTCAGCCTCGCTGCGCCGAGCTGCGTCACGGTGTGCCTTGAGTGGTGGTGGTACGAGCTCATGATCATCCTCTCAGGGCTATTAGACAATGCAGCCGACGCTGTGGCAGCGATGGGGATCCTCATGCAGGTGACGTCCCTCGTATACGTGGTTCCGTCGGCGCTGGGCCTTGCAGTGTCAACGAGGGTAGGCCACGAGCTAGGGGCAGGGCGGCCGGAGCGGGCACAGCAGGCCGCGAAGGTGGCGTTGGGGTGCGCAGCAGCAgccggggcggcggcggcgggggctGCAGTGGTGGGGAGGGGAAAGTGGGGGTGGGCGTTCACCGGGGATGCAGCGGTGGCAAGGCTTGCGGCGGCGGCGATGCCAGTGGTGGGGCTGTGCGAGCTGGGGAACTGCCCGCAGACCGCGGGGTGCGGGGCGCTGCGGGGGAGCGCGCGGCCTGGGCTCGGGGCGGGGATCAACATGGGGGCGTTCTACGGGGTGGGGATGCCGGTGGCAGTAGCGATCGGGCTGAGGATGGGCATGGGGCTGGTGGGGCTGTGGATGGGGATGGTGGCGGCGCAGGCGGCGTGCGCGGCGGCGGTGGTGTGGGTGGTGGTGAGGATGGACTGGGGGGCGGAGGCGAGGAGGGCCAAGGACAGGAGCTGTGGTGGTGGTGGGATGGGAGTGAGAGTGGATGAAGAGGAGGGGTTCGTGTTTTCTTCTACTGTTTGTTCTCCCAAGGGGGGTGGCGAAGAGACTGAGTCCCTTGCTTCATGCATGCCTATGAAGGTGGTTTTAGGCTGCTAA
- the LOC103718295 gene encoding uncharacterized protein LOC103718295 isoform X1, translating to MRATAIDLPEALRSPSPPSSHFRLELKQDMILLAAFPGYWMLECIIFGVIKYSAITRTVTINPYPDYSGLALCVSLSQDFLYNWKRVGDSYLTSTNAPNKIRKQNILVCPRQLPISSPQGNILQAYVNLFSSRIMIGMVVGGEVVALKELEESSCVVIAEMPINECLTLYLYC from the exons ATGAGGGCAACGGCGATCGACCTCCCGGAAGCGCTCCGCTCTCcatctcctccttcctcccatttcag GCTTGAGCTTAAACAGGACATGATATTATTAGCTGCATTTCCTGGCTATTGGATGTTGGAGTGTATCATTTTTGGTGTCATCAAATATTCAGCAATCACAAG AACCGTAACTATCAATCCTTATCCTGACTATTCAGGGCTGGCTTTATGTGTTTCTTTGTCCCAAGATTTCCTTTACAACTGGAAGAG agTGGGCGATTCATACCTGACGAGTACGAatgcacccaataaaattagaaaacaaaatatcttGGTGTGCCCGAGGCAGCTCCCCATTTCTAGCCCACAAG GAAACATACTTCAGGCTTATGTCAACTTGTTCAGTAGCAG GATCATGATCGGCATGGTTGTTGGAGGTGAAGTGGTGGCCCTGAAAGAACTTGAGGAGAGTAGTTGTGTTGTCATTGCAGAGATGCCCATAAATGAGTGTTTAACATTATATCTATACTGTTGA
- the LOC103701812 gene encoding protein WEAK CHLOROPLAST MOVEMENT UNDER BLUE LIGHT 1 has product MEETRGSDENPCGESSLTTSLPSPVCLPTSLQSLTSPVIDEKADTDHQQRIMVKNPETSVQQDVPNCLSLDHNTSNSLEKSNASGVTSSNAVALSSEVLSDPVPHSLDTLGELKDMPHHLEDRTSDRVTDVQISHDSSSTVEIRKTEEMLHDVQISYDCTATVEIKNTQEMPHNVQIGCDTKTPHDVQISDDSTVTVEIKKKEEVPHDIQISHDSTASVEIKSTEETAHDGQVNNDSTPSVEMKKTNDRPHLLHDKLDHHVEVGNTHNKMQESAYSSQHVKHEYANRGLVDTAAPFESVKEAVTKFGGIVDWKAHKAQTLERHKLVQLELEKVQEEIPEYKKQSEAAEEAKAQVLKELDSTKRLVEELKLNLEKAQTEEAQARQDSELAQLRVKEMEQGIADEASVAAKAQLEVAKARHEAAVAELKSVKEELKTVQEEHVILITERDIAINEAEEAVSASKEIEKTVEELTLELIATKESLELSHTAHLEAEEHRIGAALAREQDCLTWEKELKQAEDEVQQLNEQLLLTKDLKSKLDTALTLLLNLKAELAAYMQAKLNQESEGIEEEKQTDDTEEANNIGRSIQEALASTRKEFEEVKANIEKAKDEVNCLRVASSSLKLELDKEKAALTNLQQREGMASIAVSSLEAELDRTKQEIETIRTKEKEAREKMVELPKFLQQAAQEADHAKLVAQLAREELRKVKEEAEQAKAGASTTEIRLNAALKEIEAAKASERLALAAVKALQESEQAAGVRGDDSPSGVTVSLDEYFSLSKRAHEAEELAHERVTAAIAQIEVAKESESKNLAKLEEAYGEMGERKEALRVAIEKAEKAKEGKLGVEQELRKWRAEHEQRRRASDAAKGAVNPSKSPPRGFEHSEPKSFSKEEVDVLVHPISNPKLYMADESPENAVPGLKARRKKKSLLPRIVMFLARKRAQ; this is encoded by the exons ATGGAAGAAACAAGAGGCAGCGACGAAAATCCCTGTGGAGAATCCTCTCTGACCACATCATTGCCTTCACCAGTATGTTTGCCAACTTCCCTGCAATCCCTGACTTCCCCAGTTATTGATGAAAAAGCTGACACTGATCACCAGCAGAGAATTATGGTAAAAAATCCTGAGACATCAGTTCAGCAAGATGTTCCCAATTGCTTATCATTGGATCATAATACATCAAATTCATTGGAGAAGTCAAATGCATCAGGGGTTACCAGCAGCAATGCTGTAGCTCTGTCATCAGAAGTCCTTAGTGATCCAGTGCCTCATTCATTGGATACATTGGGAGAACTGAAAGATATGCCACATCATCTTGAAGATAGGACTTCTGATAGAGTAACTGATGTTCAGATCAGTCATGACTCTAGTTCCACTGTTGAAATAAGAAAGACAGAAGAGATGCTCCATGATGTTCAGATCAGCTATGATTGTACTGCCACTgttgaaataaaaaatacacAAGAGATGCCTCATAATGTTCAGATCGGTTGTGATACTAAGACTCCCCATGATGTTCAGATCAGCGATGATTCTACTGTTACTgttgaaataaaaaagaaggaagaggtgcCCCATGATATTCAGATCAGTCATGATTCTACTGCCAGTGTTGAAATAAAAAGCACAGAAGAGACAGCCCATGATGGTCAGGTCAACAATGATTCTACTCCCTCTgttgaaatgaaaaagacaaatgATAGGCCTCATTTGCTGCATGATAAGCTTGATCATCATGTGGAGGTTGGAAATACACACAACAAGATGCAAGAATCAGCTTATTCTTCTCAACATGTAAAACATGAATATGCAAACAGAGGCCTTGTCGACACTGCAGCACCTTTTGAATCTGTTAAGGAAGCTGTCACCAAGTTTGGAGGAATTGTTGATTGGAAAGCTCACAAAGCACAGACTTTAGAG AGACACAAACTTGTCCAACTGGAACTTGAGAAGGTACAAGAAGAAATTCCAGAATACAAAAAGCAATCAGAAGCTGCAGAGGAGGCTAAAGCACAAGTACTGAAGGAGCTAGACAGCACCAAGAGACTTGTAGAAGAACTAAAGCTGAACCTCGAGAAGGCACAAACTGAAGAGGCCCAGGCGAGACAGGACTCGGAACTTGCCCAACTCAGGGTCAAAGAAATGGAGCAAGGAATTGCTGACGAAGCTAGTGTTGCAGCCAAGGCACAATTAGAGGTTGCCAAAGCAAGGCATGAAGCAGCAGTTGCAGAATTGAAGTCTGTGAAAGAGGAGTTGAAAACAGTGCAAGAAGAACATGTCATATTAATTACTGAAAGGGACATAGCAATCAATGAGGCTGAAGAGGCTGTATCTGCATCCAAGGAGATTGAGAAGACTGTTGAGGAACTGACTCTAGAACTTATAGCAACAAAGGAATCATTAGAATTGTCTCACACTGCACATCTTGAAGCAGAAGAACATAGAATTGGTGCGGCCCTGGCTAGAGAACAAGATTGTCTTACTTGGGAGAAAGAATTGAAACAAGCTGAAGATGAGGTGCAACAGCTAAATGAACAGCTTTTGTTGACAAAGGACCTCAAGTCAAAACTAGATACAGCATTGACTCTCTTGTTGAATCTCAAAGCTGAGCTAGCCGCTTATATGCAGGCAAAGCTGAACCAAGAGTCCGAGGGAATTGAGGAAGAGAAACAAACAGATGATACAGAAGAAGCAAATAACATTGGGAGATCCATTCAAGAAGCATTAGCTTCAACACGAAAGGAGTTTGAGGAAGTGAAAGCTAATATTGAGAAAGCCAAGGATGAAGTTAATTGTTTGAGAGTTGCGTCTTCATCCCTTAAATTGGAGCTTGACAAAGAAAAAGCAGCCCTCACCAACTTGCAACAGAGGGAGGGGATGGCATCTATAGCAGTGTCTTCTCTTGAAGCTGAGCTTGATagaacaaaacaagaaatagaaACGATTCGCACAAAGGAGAAAGAAGCTAGAGAGAAGATGGTGGAGCTACCCAAGTTTTTGCAGCAAGCAGCTCAGGAAGCAGATCATGCTAAGTTGGTTGCTCAGTTGGCACGAGAAGAGCTAAGAAAGGTCAAGGAAGAAGCAGAACAAGCTAAAGCTGGTGCAAGCACCACAGAGATCAGATTAAATGCAGCTTTGAAGGAAATAGAGGCAGCCAAAGCATCAGAGAGGCTGGCACTTGCAGCAGTCAAAGCATTGCAAGAGAGCGAGCAGGCTGCAGGTGTTAGGGGTGATGACTCCCCCAGTGGAGTGACTGTTTCATTGGATGAGTACTTCAGTCTTAGTAAGAGAGCTCATGAAGCCGAGGAGCTTGCCCATGAGAGGGTGACAGCTGCCATTGCACAAATTGAGGTGGCTAAGGAGTCCGAGTCAAAGAATTTAGCAAAACTGGAGGAAGCATATGGGGAGATGGGCGAAAGGAAGGAAGCACTGAGAGTTGCAATAGAGAAGGCTGAGAAGGCCAAGGAAGGGAAACTGGGAGTGGAGCAGGAATTAAGGAAATGGAGAGCTGAACATGAACAGCGAAGAAGAGCTAGTGATGCTGCTAAAGGTGCTGTGAATCCTTCGAAGAGCCCACCCAGAGGTTTTGAGCATAGTGAACCAAAAAGCTTTAGTAAGGAAGAAGTTGATGTTCTTGTCCATCCCATCTCCAATCCGAAGTTATACATGGCAGATGAAAGTCCAGAGAATGCTGTACCGGGGTTGAAggcaaggaggaagaaaaaATCTCTCCTTCCTCGAATTGTCATGTTCCTAGCCAGAAAAAGGGCTCAATAG
- the LOC103718295 gene encoding uncharacterized protein LOC103718295 isoform X3 produces the protein MRATAIDLPEALRSPSPPSSHFSPGRHYHVAVDRLQFKMVALLRFLFWVMVLTNLSERGGAVASVAASVICCRAGRRLRGLQPYLYLAFVPGNILQAYVNLFSSRIMIGMVVGGEVVALKELEESSCVVIAEMPINECLTLYLYC, from the exons ATGAGGGCAACGGCGATCGACCTCCCGGAAGCGCTCCGCTCTCcatctcctccttcctcccatttcag CCCTGGGCGCCATTACCACGTCGCCGTCGATCGGCTCCAGTTCAAGATGGTGGCTCTCTTGAGATTCTTGTTCTGGGTTATGGTATTGACCAACTTGAGTGAAAGGGGTGGGGCGGTGGCGTCCGTCGCTGCCAGTGTGATATGCTGCAGAGCTGGACGCCGTCTGCGCGGTCTCCAACCTTACCTTTATCTAGCTTTCGTCCCTG GAAACATACTTCAGGCTTATGTCAACTTGTTCAGTAGCAG GATCATGATCGGCATGGTTGTTGGAGGTGAAGTGGTGGCCCTGAAAGAACTTGAGGAGAGTAGTTGTGTTGTCATTGCAGAGATGCCCATAAATGAGTGTTTAACATTATATCTATACTGTTGA
- the LOC103718295 gene encoding uncharacterized protein LOC103718295 isoform X2 yields MLQSWTPSARSPTLPLSSFRPWLELKQDMILLAAFPGYWMLECIIFGVIKYSAITRTVTINPYPDYSGLALCVSLSQDFLYNWKRVGDSYLTSTNAPNKIRKQNILVCPRQLPISSPQGNILQAYVNLFSSRIMIGMVVGGEVVALKELEESSCVVIAEMPINECLTLYLYC; encoded by the exons ATGCTGCAGAGCTGGACGCCGTCTGCGCGGTCTCCAACCTTACCTTTATCTAGCTTTCGTCCCTG GCTTGAGCTTAAACAGGACATGATATTATTAGCTGCATTTCCTGGCTATTGGATGTTGGAGTGTATCATTTTTGGTGTCATCAAATATTCAGCAATCACAAG AACCGTAACTATCAATCCTTATCCTGACTATTCAGGGCTGGCTTTATGTGTTTCTTTGTCCCAAGATTTCCTTTACAACTGGAAGAG agTGGGCGATTCATACCTGACGAGTACGAatgcacccaataaaattagaaaacaaaatatcttGGTGTGCCCGAGGCAGCTCCCCATTTCTAGCCCACAAG GAAACATACTTCAGGCTTATGTCAACTTGTTCAGTAGCAG GATCATGATCGGCATGGTTGTTGGAGGTGAAGTGGTGGCCCTGAAAGAACTTGAGGAGAGTAGTTGTGTTGTCATTGCAGAGATGCCCATAAATGAGTGTTTAACATTATATCTATACTGTTGA